From the genome of Triticum aestivum cultivar Chinese Spring chromosome 1A, IWGSC CS RefSeq v2.1, whole genome shotgun sequence:
TTGCccacaagatcctcctcctcctgctatattgtcaaacaagcaaatcaattacaatgaattgaattgcagttcaaagaatgtcattacaaacaaaatgtgaatgtgaaccacATTGGTATGTTGCAAGTGACCAATATTGTCAATATTTTTTCCAATGCAAAATAATTTTATATGAAACCTACAGATAAAGAAATAAAGCTACCTAAACAATTTGTTTTTGCATAATGATGGAAAGCTCCAATCTATTTGAAAAAGTGCACTAGTTACACATGGTATGTACATTTCAAGAACTAATTGATAGACTATATATTAAGCTATCTACATATTAAACCGTAGGGTTATCAACATACAAGTTCATTAGTATGTACATACAAATAAATGTTtttcttataaatacagaatcTAAGCAATGAATCAACAGACAAATGCTTTCCTTCACAAATGCTAATGAAAATCCAAGCTGGATTCTTGACATTCCCTGGATTAACCCAACACTTTTCTTTTCAGGGAATTCCCCCCCACAGTACTTAATGGAAAcatatagtatattttgttgctaggatcctGCCTTGGAATGTTTACTTCATAGTTATACAATGGTGACATCCCAGCTGCATATTTTTGTAATTCATCATAAGTATTTGCACAAGAGGAAAATCTCTGGTCAGGTTAATTTTATGAGGCTGGACAATAGGCCTGCCTACAACATTTGGTTTATAAAATTTTGCACAAGGACAATATTTCAAGGCCATGTTACTTTTTTTAGGTCACCCTTCTACAATTGTACAGTGAGTTATCTCTTAGCCCCCTAAATATAAAATTACATCCATTGCTACTAATTACAGAAGCCAACTACACATTTTAATATGCACAAATTACTGTTTTTCGGATAATGCAGCAAAGCTCCTACACAAACTAACATaatgcagtagttaattaggtacaacttcaactataaatgcatacatctccaacaaacatctaaaatttcattacttacctaaatcaattcattggcacatcaaaattaatgcattccaaatcaaatatgtttccatcAAGTATCATTGAACCACAGATCGAATCAAATAATCATATATGTCTGCAGCATTGAACTAAAGATCTAATAATCATATATGGTCTATCTGACCTTAAATTCCCCCTTAAATAAGGTGTTCAACCTCATACTAATTAAAATCTAACAAGCAAAAATTccactactaatctaataagcatctgaaaaaaaCCATCCCTCAATCCGGCTACTTCTAacctaatctaataatcatatgtgGTCCAACTTTCTTGCACGAATCAAATACAGAAAAACCCTAATGTAGAGAAAACCCTACATCCAACAAATCTAACCAAAGAAACTTCTGGCCACAAACCCTACAATCTAAAAACTACCAACTAAAAGTCATAAGCAGATACCTTCTGCTCCGCCTGCTCCTCGCCGGAGCCAGCCTCCATCTTCTACACCTCGtgcgcctcgccagagcccgcctccaccttctgcgcctcgccggagatcgccaGAGTGGGCGCATCTGGCTGGACTGCGCCGCTGCAGCCAGCCCCCGCCTTCTCTAGATCTGCAGCAGGGGGAGCACCGTGTTGGACGCCGGCACGTCCCCTCACAAAGGTGCCCGCAGcgacctgccgcgcctgctccaccagatcggcgccccaatcggggcgctcgcctcctgcgtccgccatggcgatggagaggatgcGGTGAGGGAGACAAGGAGGTTGGAGAagagagggagtggggagtggggagtGGAGAGAGGGAGACGATGCGGCGGGGGAAATGGTGGGCGATGCGGCCGGAGGTGGTTGCCGTCCACATTTATATGATGGAACAGTTTTGGCAACTACCCGTGACACGTGCTGCCCCACGCGTGGGCGACTGCACGCGTGAACGAAAGGCCGCCGTATACAAATATGTATACGGCCGGGCATACGATCTAACCGGGCGGGGTCCGGGCCTCCTAGGGCTCCTCGACGGCTATACGCGGGGGCAACAAAGACGATCGTGCCCCTCGTTATGAACCGTTTTTCGTTCATCCTGGCCGTCGATGTGTTTTTCCACCTCGCGTTCAGCCCaagggggagcaccggagcagaaacgCTCAAAGCCCATCCCAACCATCCATGGATTCAAATTTACATGTACCCAAATATAGCAGAAGGTACTCACGCTGCCCCGAAGTAATTAGTTGTGCACTTACGTATGTGTTTTTTTCTCTGACCTTATTGCTTTCTGCATGGATTTGATCTCTAAATCTCCCAAGGTGCTCATGATGACGATTTATTGGAATACAAGGAGAGGAGGTGAACTGATTTCTGAAGCAGAGCGACTCACATTATATCAGATGCTCCCTCGGTATGTAGTACATATTTGTCTATTATGTTCTCCATCTTTCTTTCCCCGTGTCTAGAGCCCAGCTTGTCATTCCATTGATCTACTACGCTCCATAGCCCAGTATCTGATCAGAAAAGTGAATGTGTAAGCATATCTCTGTAGCATATCTGACAGGGGATGCTATTTTAGGTGACAAGTACCCCAGGTTATACAATTTATGTTTATGTAAGCATATCTCTGTAGCTAGAGTGCTTGGCACTAATTTCACTGCTCTAAAATTTAGAAGGAATATATATGGTGTGAAACTGCTGTTCTATGGCGTCAATTGCTCGCTGATTGTGAAGGTTTTGGTTTCTAGATGGCTTTTAGAGAAAAATGGTTATTTTCTGTGCATCCTATTTATATATAGTTTTGAAAGCTCAACAGGTAATATGACCTTCTAGAAAATTTCAGTATGTAAAAGTTCCACATATGATCAACACGTTCATGTGGTTAGAATTCAGAAATGTCTTAACTAGAATAATCTGAATTATAGAGGTAGTGTTGTATAGGAAATAATctccgaaaaagggtttccccccgctttatattataaagcagcCATCACCTATCACACTGCTGTTGTACAGGAAATAATCTTTTTTACAGTAGAAAACAGTCAGCGGATCATATCTCTTGTTTAAGTTTTCGGTTGCCTGTTATATTTTGAACACTGGGCGGTGTGCTTTTGGCTTTGCTTCAATTCCTGTTAGCATGGAGGGACTTGTTGTGATTTGAGTGATGAATTTCAGGGGTAAAGTTAGGAATCTGGTTTCTGCTGGGGTGGCGGAAGTTATTTGGTATgtttggaagaaaaaaaagaatgatgcTTGCATCAGAAATATTTTTCCCATGGATCCCAACAGTTTAGTTGGTAAAGTTTCATATTCAATGTATTATTGATCTAGCTGAGGGCAAAGTATTCCTATGGTTAACATTCAGAAATAGTATCTTAACCAGAGGAAATCTGAATCTTATAGTTAGCGTGGTACAGGGAAATTGTCTTCTGTTGGAGTAGAACGGAGTCGTCTGCACAATATCTTCTTTGAGTGTCAGGTTGCTTGCCATATATAGAACAATGTGCAGTGTTTTGTTGTTACCTCAGAAAATGTTTACTACCGTAGTTCTACCAACATGTTTCTGTTACACACAAATGAAAATAACTCTGATTACTGTACTCGATGTTTTACCTGGTATGGTATAAAAAAGACTCAACTTTGTCTGTTGACTTCatctgtgctctctctctctctggttcgtCTGTCTATCAACCGTCTCCACCGACCACCACTCAAAATGACAAGCCGCCGTTCCGCCGTCTCCATGGAATGGACCTCGCCGCCTCCAGGTCCGAAAGGAGGCTGCAGAAGGCCACTACGACCACCCCAAGGAGGTGACTGCATCCTCCGCCCTCGGCTTCCAATGCCGTTACCATCATCTCCTCGGCGGCTCTTCCAAGCTGAGGCTGCATCGATCTGCTATTCCTGTGCATCAAGAAGCATACCCTGAACCTCGCTGCTGTGATCCGCCTCCTTCCATTAATCCTCTCTCTCAGTGGTGATGTCTCAGTCACCGCACggaaggtgtttgacaaaatgaccAGGTAAGGTAAGAGTGGATTTCACAGTTCGAGTACTCTGTGTTTTCCTTTCTATCTGTAATGCGAGTCTTAACCTTTCCAAGTCCTCAGTGAGTGGCAGCGCCGAGGCGGCTCCACCATCATGGCGCGAGCAGCTGCAGCTACACATGATGTCTGGTGTGCCGATGCTGCCACAGTAGTGCTGGGGGACGACGCCCCAGCCTGTTACAAGAAATGGAGGCTGCTTTATGAACGAAATGCACATGGGAGAAGAGAGACTGCGGCCGACCAAAACAATGACACTATTGGCAGGTTCGTAACTACTTGCTTGCCTTCACTCTCTTATTATTTCTTCGTGTGTAGATTAATGTAGTTTGTCGATGCATAGTTTGTAGCATGTCCGGCTCCTCCCCACCACCCGTAGAGTGCACCCGCTGCTCTGTCCTGCCTCGACCGTCGGCGCCGCCGACCCCTTCCTATAGCGTTAGCGTTGCTCACGTCCACCTCAAGGCACTGCCTCCATCCATGTCCACCCCATGACCTCTGCCACGGCACCAGCAGCCGGATTTGGAACCACGACAGCTACCCGATCTGTAACTTCAGTGTTAAGCAAGATCGATTTGGTCTTGCACTTTCAGCTACTAGCACTTTAGATACACGTATCTGCTGAAGGAAGATGTTATAGCGTTCAGGCATGATGGTATATGGTATAGTTCCTCACATTTCGACAGCTGGTTTCGTTTCACATTACATCATAAGCAGCAACGTCCAGTAATATATGCAGTAGTGATGATTCTCACCTGTACCTGCAGTATTATTAGCACACAAGACATGAATGTATTGTCTAAGACAAAAACAGAGAATGATTGCTCAACTTTGAAGACAAGATTTCAAGTTGGGAACTGAAACTATATGGTTATTGTTACAGTTTAGCGTGTGCTCATGATCGCTCAATATTGCAGGCAAGGTTTCAGGTTCTGAACTTCCAAACCATGATTTAAGCTCTATTTCCATTCACTGAACTGGTTATATTGGGTGTCTGTGGTGGGGATTTGTTGGTTCTTCACGTTCATGATTCTTGTGCTACCTTCAAATCAATATGGTGCAGAATTTTGTGTTCTGATGCATGCTGCCCAAAAGTTCTTTTGATATTTTGTCAAATAAAAAGTGCTAAACTTGTGACCAATTTTTTTTGCCTCATGAGGTGAGCTCAGATGTCCCTCTCAAGATTTAGATAGGCAACCTAATGCATGAGCTCAGATGTTCCTCTGAAAGCCCAACATTGTGTTGCATGTGTAGTTAACTGATATGCTGATTACTCTAGCTAGTATAGTGTTTTGGTTTAGCAACTCTAGTTGATTCGTGGTCTGATCTACAGCAGATTCTACACATCGATTGACGTTCTTTACCATTTAGCAACTTAACTTAAGCTAGCCGTTTTGGATTGATGGCTGATATGAGTATGTGCTATGAGGAATACTCGTTGATTTGTGAACAATCTGAATCATGGCTGATATAAATTCAAATTCAGTGTGTTATTACTTTGTTGTGACTGTTTGTTGCAGCATGGTTCTGTTATACATAAATGGTTGCTCTGAAACCAAATTAGGAGCATTTCAAAATTATGGCTGCTATGAATTAAAAAGGGCTCCACAAGCTTtccctagtagtagtactcaaagGCAATGAATATTTACTGCCAAACCGATAATTCTCAAACTGAGCGGAGGGGCTCAATTCTTTACCAGCTGCAAAGAGGAACGCTAGTGAGTATAAttactactccctctatcccaaaatataagaacgttttttacattacactagtgttaaaaacattcttatattttgggacagagggagtagtacagtaGTGTCATGAAGTCTCTGGCAGGTGCACGTATACAGTAGTACAAGTATGCCGGAGTAATTATTGTATCTGAATCCGTGTCTCAGCTGTATGACCTACTGCACTGAATAATTACATGAGCCAAAAACAGTACCGTTGGGAGGGATAAGATCCGTCTGCCAGAGACTTGGTGCATCTTCTAGCGCTTTGCCATGATGATGCCGTCCACCCACCCAAAGCGAAAGCACTGCTTTCCTTTCTTCTGTACCTTGTCCCACATCCAACGCATCGACCACTGAGCAAACACATGAGCCAAAGGCATTACGTACTATTCCGAGGCGGGATTCCTATCTTGACTGCTCTTGTTGGTCTTCCTCTGCTCCTCCGCCTCTCATtctcatctcctcctctcctccattgCGTCGCGTTGCCTGGAAAAGATCCGCGTCCAACCTCCACTGAGTGCTCGCCCCTGCCAACTCACTGCCGGGAGACCTTGACGGCCGCGGAGGTATGTTTCCTGTCGATTTCTTTCCCGCTGAAGTAGCAATGCATGGATCTAAAAACTGATTACTTCTCCAGCATTTGTGTTGGGTGGCAGTGAAAAACTTGCTAGCAAGAACCATGGAGTTTCCAATCATTCAGAGCTGACCGCTGACCTGGATGTAACTTCTCTCACCTTTCTTGCTGTTCTGCTCTACTCAAATTTTTCACATCCACAGCTTTTTGTTAATCTGCTGGTTTGCTAGATTATAAATTCTTCCTCTTCCAGATCGGGAGCAGTGAGCCAGTGACGCATCTGGACTCTGGtgcgccgccgccgcttccgcttccgcttctgcttccttgtcccctcctatCGACGAGGGCGCCCCCGCTGTGTTCTGCTCTCCGGTGAAGCACCAAAGGTGAGCTTGGTCCAAATCTAGCTAAGTTTGGGCTTGGCGACTAGGTTCTAGAGCTTGGATTGCATTACAGCTCCTTACATTCATTGATTTGCAGTTTTCCAGCTGATTGGGCATGGAGGTCGTCACGGGTGCCATGGGCAGCCTGCTCCCCAAGCTGGGCCAGCTGCTCATGGATGAGTACAACCTGCTCAAGCGCGTCAAGAAAGACGTCCGATTTCTGTCCATGGAGCTTGAGAGCATGCATGCTGCCCTCATCAAGGTTGGTGCCATGCCGCGGGACCAGCTCGACACGCAAGTCAAGCTCTGGGCCGATGAAGTCAGAGAGCTCTCCTACAACATGGAGGATGTCGTCGACAAGTTCCTCGTACGCGTTGAAGGTATTCAGCAGCCTAACGACAACACCGGCAAATTCAAGGAGCTCAAGAACAAGATGGTCAGAttgttcaagaaaggcaagaatcACCATCGGATAGCTGACGCCGTCAAGGAAATCAAGGAGCAACTCCAGGAGGTGGCTGCTAGGCGTGGCAGGAACAAGCTCGATGGTATTGCTTTTAATCCCACAGAAGCAATTGCTATCGATCCTCGGCTTCGGGCATTGTACACAGAAGCGACAGAGCTGGTGGGCATTTATGGAAAGAGAGATGAAGACCTCTTAAGTTTGCTCTCCATTGAGGGTGACGATGCATCTAACAAGAAACTGAAGAAGATCTCCATTGTTGGATTTGGAGGGTTGGGAAAGACCACTCTTGCTAGAGCAGTATATGACAAGATTAAAGGTGATTTTGATTGTCGGACATTTGTCCCCGTCGGTCAGAACCCTGATGTCAAGAAGGTTTTCAGGGATATCCTTATTGATCTCGGAAAATCCCACTCAGATGTTGTCATGTTGGATGAAAGGCAGCTTATCAACAAGCTTCATGAATTCCTCGAGAACAAGAGGTATGCATCACTTGCAGCAAAAATGATACTACTATGATACTATGTCCGTTTCCTATGCTAGTTGTCCAACTAATGATGTACAAATACATTGTAACCATCACACAGAAGGACGGTTCAGAATAGTTTTTCATTGAGGTCAGTAAACCGCAAAGGTTATAGGTACTGTATGAGTATATATGTTTGATCCCCCCTCCTTTATCTGAAGAAATAGTAAAATACTTCTCATTGCAGTAATTATAGTGGCTTAAATTTATTGCCATTGGTCTAAGAAATTCATCTCAGCGTTGTAGATTTCATCAAAGATATAAATAATGAGCATAATAACAGTTGTACCAAATAATACACCAAAATGGTGCATCGTTCACCAAAGGCTACTCTTTTGCTCTTAATACCCCAGGAAGTTAAATTCGCTCTTCGATATCACGTCATATTTCCCCTTTTCGCCTTGTTTAGAAACTTACTATCAGCAGAATACAATCAAAAGGATAATGTCATTTAAAATTTGAGTCTCCGAGAGGTTCATCAGCGGCCATACAGTATATTGGTGGGCAAATCAGTGCTCCGATCTTTCCAATAGACCTACCTACAATTGTAATATTTgaaatgttgtactccctccgatacaaaataagtgtcgtggttttagttcaaacatttattttggatcagatggagtaTCTATGTCACTGATGCAGCAATTTGCTCTTCGTGTTCTACTCCCTTGAATCTTAAATTTGTATTCATTTTATTCATCATCTGATTGTAATGCACAGTTATTAAGATCAGATTGTCGAGATTGAGACGCCTGATTCTTATTAGTTTGTTTCTGAATATGTGCACTTATAGATGTATAGTTCCACCCATATATTCATATGGCCCTCAGCTTTGTGATGTGTATAGACCTTACACTGATACTCTCAACTAATGTAGGTATCTGGTCATAATTGATGATATATGGGATGAAAAATTGTGGGAAGGCATCAACTTGGCTTTCTCTAACAGGAATAATCTAGGCAGTCGGCTAATCACCACAACCCGCATTGTTAGTGTCTCCAATTCATGTTGCTCGTCGGCTAATGATTCGATTTATCAAATGAAACCTCTTTCTACTGATGATTCCAGAAGGCTCTTCAATAAGAGAATATTTCCCGACAAGAGTGGATGTCCAAATGAATTTGAACAAGTGTCCAAAGATATATTGAAAAAATGTGGTGGAGTACCACTGGCCATCATTACTATTGCTAGTGCTTTGGCTAGTGGCCAGAAGGTGAAACCAAAGCATGAGTGGGATATTATGCTCCAGTCCCTTGGCTCCGGACTAACAAAAGATAACAGTTTGGTTGAGATGCGGAGAATACTATGTTTCAGCTATTATAATCTGCCGTCTCATCTGAAAACTTGTCTACTTTACCTATGTATATATCCAGAAGATAGCACAATTGATAGAGATGGACTGATATGGAAGTGGGTGGCCGAAGGATTTATCCACCATGGAGATCAAGGGACTAGCCTGTTTTTGCTTGGATTAAATTACTTCAACCAGCTCATTAATAGAAGTATGATCCAGCCAATATATGATAGTTTAGGCCAGGTATATGCTTGTCGTGTGCATGATATGGTTCTGGACCTTATCTGCAGCTTGTCACATGAAGCAAAGTTTGTTAATGTATTGCATGGCACTGGGAATAGCATATCTTCACAAAGTAATGTCCGCCGTCTGTCCCTTCAGAATAAAGTGGAAGATCATCAAGCCAAGCCTCTCACAAATATCATGAGTATGTCACGAGTGAGGTCAATTACTATCTTTCCACCTGTTGTTAGTATGATGCCAAGTCTGTCAATGTTTGAAGTTCTGCGTGTACTTGATCTGTCGGATTGTAATCTGGGAGAAAGTAGCAGCCTGCAGCTTAACCTCAAGGGTGTTGGACATTTAATCCACCTAAGGTACCTTGGTCTAGCAGGTACTCAAATTAGTGAACTCTCGACTGAGATAGGAAACCTGCAATTTTTGGAGGTGTTGGATCTTGCAAGGAATCGTACGCTAGATGAATTGCCTTCCACTCTTTTTAAATTGAGAAGATTAATCTACCTAAATGTTTATCTCAGTGAGGTGGTTCCAACTCCTGGTGTGTTGCAGAATCTTACATCCATTGAAGTGTTCAGGGGGCTCTTGGTCTCTCTGAACATCATTGCACAAGAGCTTGGCAACTTGGCAAGGCTGAGGGAGCTTCAGATTCGCTTCAAGGATGGTAGTTTGGATTTGTATGAAGGTTTCGTGAAGTCTCTGTGCAACCTACATCACATCGAAATTCTAATTATTGGTAACAATTCGGAAGAAACATCTTTTGAACTGATGGATCTCTTGGGAGAACGCTGGGTGCCTCCTGTACATCTCCGCAAATTTGTGTCTTCCATGCCCAGCCAACTCTCTGCACTGCGAGGGTGGATAAAGAGAGACCCCTCTCATCTCTCGAACCTCTCTGAGTTAATCCTTATGCGAGTGAAGGAAGTGCAGCAGGAGGACATGGAAATCATTGGGGGTTTGCTGTCCCTTTGCCGGCTCCGCATAAAGATCACCCACCAAACACAATGGCTGCTAGTTATCCCTGCAGATGGGTTCCGCTGTATGGTAGACTTTAAGCTGGATTGTGGATCAGCAGCGCAGATAATGTTTGAATCAGGTGCTTTGCCCAGGGTGGAAGAAGTTTGGTTCAGTCTGGGCGTGCGGGTGGCGAAAGAGGATGGTAACTATGGTTTCGACTTGGGCCTGCAGGGGAACCTGCTCTCCATTCGGCGGCATGTTATTGTTTTTCTGTATCCTGGTGGAGCGAGGGTTGGGGAGGCAAAGGAAGCCAAGGCTGCAGTGAGGCACGCACTTGAAGCCCGTCCCAACCATCCCCCGATTATAATTGATATGGTCCCACTTATAGCAGTAGGTACTCATGTCGCACCAAACTAACTACTTGTGAATTTACGTATGTGTTTTCTGAATGACGGACTGACCTCATTACTTTCTGTATGGATTTTGATCTCTAAATCTCCCAAGGTGCGCATGATGATGATATGTGTGAGGAGAACTGATTTATGACGCAGAGAGATTCACAGTGCATCAGGTGTGCTCTTGGTATGTACGTATTTTGTGATCATGTTTTCCACTACCTTTCTTTCTCCATCTCTAGAGCTCAGCTTGTGGCTACATTTGAGAAAAGTAAAGTTGGCAGAGTAGTCTGATAATTGCTCAATCTCATTTTTGGCAAGTGCTGATGAAAGCTAATGACTTTAGGATGTTTATGCAATCTTGTAGAAGGATAGCTGGTAGTGGGGGAGAGATGTAGATTTTGGGAAGATTTGGTGATAGGGGATGTTGATTTTAGCTGTCAAGTGACAAGTACTCCATGTTATACAATCTGTTTTTATGTAAGCATATCTCTGTAGCTCCCGAGTTCTAGCACTAATTTAACTCTCTAAAATTTAGAAGGTGCCTACTGATGTGAAGGTTTTAGTCTGAGAAATAAGCAAGATTTTTGGATAGGGGTATTTTCTGTTCATTCTATGTGTATAGCTCCCGAAGTTCACAAATGAAACGATCCTGCAGAAAATTTTGGTATGTAAAAGTTCTACTTAATTAAGATCAAATTATTACTGTGGTTAGCATTCAGAAATAGTATCTTAACCAGAGATAATCTGAATCATGGAAGTGGTGTGGTACAGGAAAATTGTTTCCTTTTCCAGTAGAAAAGAGTCAGGGGATCATATATTTTTTAAGTGTTCAGTTGCTCGTTATATTTGGAACACCTGTGGTTTCGATACAGTTACTGACTTCCTGTTAGCATGGAGGGTAGGAATCTGGTTACTGTAGGGGTAGCGGCTGTTATTTGGTctatttgaagaacgaggagtgataattggttgaaaaatatttTTCCTATGGATCCCAGCTATGTAGGTTGCAAAGTTAAATATTGGATGTTTCTAGCTTACAGAGAAAAGAATTGCACGATGTGCAGGTAGCAGGGGCGCTGGGTTACTGCTGGTGGCATCCGAGAGCTGAAGGATGGCATCTGAGAAATTGTGTGATGAGCTTCTTTTGAATGGCACTCAGCTTGCAGAAAGAGATATTGCTTGGTTTCGTAACGAATAAGTAAGGGTGTTGGGGTGACATGCTGCTCTGCTCTTGTTTTTATAAACTGGACCGGACAAATTTGCTGCTCTGTTTTGCATGTTTGTACATGGGAGGCTAGCCCATGACATGCTGGTGTTTTTTGTTTTTAAGTTGAACCGGACAAACCAGAGGTTGTATTATCAGTTTCGTGATGAATGAAATAGGGGGGCTCACCTGAGCTCCTTAATTCGAACAATTTTGTTACATACAAATGGAAGGTGTACTTCCAACAAACAGCTAGTAGTATTTCCAACTAACAAGCATGTGTACCCCATGGTAGCAAACTATTTTCGTATTTTTAAAAGTGTCTTCGCAAAACCAAATGAAGCCTAAATCCGACAGTGGCGGAAAGGACCTAGAACGAAAAGGGCTATATATGTTTGTACAGAGAGTGGCAGAGCACAAAAACTTCAAATTCTGAACCATATGTACTATTGAGTGAATTATATATGTATGCCACCAAATTGGAAACTATTGTTAAACTGTGAGCTGGCAACAATGCCTTTGTTGTAAACTGTAAATGTGGCCTTTGTTGCGAACCTGTAAAATGCAAAGAAGAATGGCTTTGCACGGTATAAACTGTAAAACAACAAGATTTCGGTGTGGATTATATTTGCTAGAGATCACGGTTGATGAGCTAAGTGAAATTTAGGGGAAGAAAATTGGGAAGATTCAGAGAAATTTACTTATATACATCTTGCAGGGGGTGCAGGCAGATTCAGAGAAGGACCTCACCAGGTCGGCTTGCCGCTGCTAGCTACGTCGCCTCGCGGAGCACTGGGCGCGGCGGCTGCTCCGCTTCTCAATGGTGCGTTACATGCCTTCGTTTTTTTTTCTCTGAGAAACAGTGCTGCGACTTGTGAGTGTGACATGAGCTTCGCTGGGCTGACGTGTGCGTTCTACTTGCTCATTGCCGGTCAGCAGTTGTGGGCTGGGCTCGACGTAAATTTATTTCTTGCTCCAACATTGGGCAGGTCGCGACCCACAGGTTGGCTTTGCTATAGCTCTGCCAATGTATACAGATATCATAAATGTCCATATAGTACTAAGCAATGttgtattgtactccctccgttcctaaatacaagtctttgtacagagatcactatgaaccacatacggatgtatatag
Proteins encoded in this window:
- the LOC123186456 gene encoding disease resistance protein RGA5 isoform X1; translated protein: MEVVTGAMGSLLPKLGQLLMDEYNLLKRVKKDVRFLSMELESMHAALIKVGAMPRDQLDTQVKLWADEVRELSYNMEDVVDKFLVRVEGIQQPNDNTGKFKELKNKMVRLFKKGKNHHRIADAVKEIKEQLQEVAARRGRNKLDGIAFNPTEAIAIDPRLRALYTEATELVGIYGKRDEDLLSLLSIEGDDASNKKLKKISIVGFGGLGKTTLARAVYDKIKGDFDCRTFVPVGQNPDVKKVFRDILIDLGKSHSDVVMLDERQLINKLHEFLENKRYLVIIDDIWDEKLWEGINLAFSNRNNLGSRLITTTRIVSVSNSCCSSANDSIYQMKPLSTDDSRRLFNKRIFPDKSGCPNEFEQVSKDILKKCGGVPLAIITIASALASGQKVKPKHEWDIMLQSLGSGLTKDNSLVEMRRILCFSYYNLPSHLKTCLLYLCIYPEDSTIDRDGLIWKWVAEGFIHHGDQGTSLFLLGLNYFNQLINRSMIQPIYDSLGQVYACRVHDMVLDLICSLSHEAKFVNVLHGTGNSISSQSNVRRLSLQNKVEDHQAKPLTNIMSMSRVRSITIFPPVVSMMPSLSMFEVLRVLDLSDCNLGESSSLQLNLKGVGHLIHLRYLGLAGTQISELSTEIGNLQFLEVLDLARNRTLDELPSTLFKLRRLIYLNVYLSEVVPTPGVLQNLTSIEVFRGLLVSLNIIAQELGNLARLRELQIRFKDGSLDLYEGFVKSLCNLHHIEILIIGNNSEETSFELMDLLGERWVPPVHLRKFVSSMPSQLSALRGWIKRDPSHLSNLSELILMRVKEVQQEDMEIIGGLLSLCRLRIKITHQTQWLLVIPADGFRCMVDFKLDCGSAAQIMFESGALPRVEEVWFSLGVRVAKEDGNYGFDLGLQGNLLSIRRHVIVFLYPGGARVGEAKEAKAAVRHALEARPNHPPIIIDMVPLIAVRMMMICVRRTDL
- the LOC123186456 gene encoding disease resistance protein RGA5 isoform X2; this translates as MEVVTGAMGSLLPKLGQLLMDEYNLLKRVKKDVRFLSMELESMHAALIKVGAMPRDQLDTQVKLWADEVRELSYNMEDVVDKFLVRVEGIQQPNDNTGKFKELKNKMVRLFKKGKNHHRIADAVKEIKEQLQEVAARRGRNKLDGIAFNPTEAIAIDPRLRALYTEATELVGIYGKRDEDLLSLLSIEGDDASNKKLKKISIVGFGGLGKTTLARAVYDKIKGDFDCRTFVPVGQNPDVKKVFRDILIDLGKSHSDVVMLDERQLINKLHEFLENKRYLVIIDDIWDEKLWEGINLAFSNRNNLGSRLITTTRIVSVSNSCCSSANDSIYQMKPLSTDDSRRLFNKRIFPDKSGCPNEFEQVSKDILKKCGGVPLAIITIASALASGQKVKPKHEWDIMLQSLGSGLTKDNSLVEMRRILCFSYYNLPSHLKTCLLYLCIYPEDSTIDRDGLIWKWVAEGFIHHGDQGTSLFLLGLNYFNQLINRSMIQPIYDSLGQVYACRVHDMVLDLICSLSHEAKFVNVLHGTGNSISSQSNVRRLSLQNKVEDHQAKPLTNIMSMSRVRSITIFPPVVSMMPSLSMFEVLRVLDLSDCNLGESSSLQLNLKGVGHLIHLRYLGLAGTQISELSTEIGNLQFLEVLDLARNRTLDELPSTLFKLRRLIYLNVYLSEVVPTPGVLQNLTSIEVFRGLLVSLNIIAQELGNLARLRELQIRFKDGSLDLYEGFVKSLCNLHHIEILIIGNNSEETSFELMDLLGERWVPPVHLRKFVSSMPSQLSALRGWIKRDPSHLSNLSELILMRVKEVQQEDMEIIGGLLSLCRLRIKITHQTQWLLVIPADGFRCMVDFKLDCGSAAQIMFESGALPRVEEVWFSLGVRVAKEDGNYGFDLGLQGNLLSIRRHVIVFLYPGGARVGEAKEAKAAVRHALEARPNHPPIIIDMVPLIAVGAHDDDMCEEN